A region of Streptomyces deccanensis DNA encodes the following proteins:
- a CDS encoding serine/threonine-protein kinase has product MNTWALPGYTESFELGSGASGRVVLAVHEETGVPVAVKYLSESLRTRPGFVRDFRSEARLLGGLESPYVTELYEYVESPDGAAIVMELVDGVSLRAVLRREDPLGPEAALAILKGSLLGLADAHRVGVVHRDYKPENVLVLPDGSSKLVDFGIAVDAGTSAGVAGTPSYMAPEQWTGAPASFAADVYAAAATFFECLTGHKPYRGDNVAALALQHVDAPVPADEVPEAVRELVRRGLAKDPEERPAEAEAFVRELEAAALAGYGPDWEERGRGRLAALVALLPLLLPSARDTPRTTTDTARTVLRQEPGRGGAQAWLPGRSGMLVSGAALLLGAVLTFGLQHAPEADAGQVAQALATTSAEQSADTTAPPDPTASASPSPTPTDSAGESPSPTQSPSDAASTPTGEPSATATTTDGATEGTTGGATETTEPGGTTTTPAPATTSPAPVTAPAVKDVAVSGFRQTGPATATATIEIVTDGTGPISLTVSWFAGDSKGQLGTADGVTQTFERSGATRYTLTVDHAFRSTACYWAVQATTTPSAADGGASQQLLTRRCDIR; this is encoded by the coding sequence ATGAACACATGGGCGTTGCCCGGATACACCGAGTCGTTCGAACTCGGGTCCGGGGCGAGCGGGCGGGTGGTGCTCGCCGTGCACGAGGAGACCGGCGTGCCGGTGGCCGTGAAGTACCTCAGCGAGTCCCTGCGCACCCGGCCGGGCTTCGTACGCGACTTCCGCAGCGAGGCCCGGCTGCTCGGCGGGCTGGAGAGCCCCTACGTCACCGAGCTGTACGAGTACGTGGAGAGCCCGGACGGCGCCGCCATCGTGATGGAGCTGGTGGACGGCGTCTCACTGCGCGCCGTGCTGCGGCGGGAGGACCCGCTCGGCCCCGAGGCCGCGCTCGCCATCCTCAAGGGCTCACTGCTCGGTCTGGCGGACGCGCACCGCGTCGGCGTCGTCCACCGCGACTACAAGCCGGAGAACGTCCTTGTCCTGCCGGACGGATCCTCCAAGCTGGTCGACTTCGGCATCGCGGTGGACGCTGGCACCAGCGCGGGTGTGGCGGGAACCCCCTCCTACATGGCCCCGGAGCAGTGGACCGGGGCGCCCGCCTCCTTCGCCGCCGACGTGTACGCGGCGGCCGCCACCTTCTTCGAGTGCCTGACGGGCCACAAGCCCTACCGCGGCGACAACGTCGCGGCTCTGGCGTTGCAGCACGTCGACGCGCCGGTTCCCGCCGACGAGGTGCCGGAGGCGGTGCGTGAGCTGGTGCGCCGAGGTCTGGCGAAGGACCCGGAGGAACGGCCCGCCGAGGCCGAGGCGTTCGTCAGGGAACTGGAGGCCGCCGCGCTCGCCGGCTACGGGCCCGACTGGGAGGAACGCGGCCGGGGACGCCTCGCCGCGCTGGTGGCCCTGCTGCCGTTGCTGCTGCCCTCGGCCCGCGACACCCCGAGGACCACCACGGACACCGCCCGCACGGTTCTGCGCCAGGAACCGGGTCGCGGCGGCGCACAGGCGTGGCTGCCCGGCCGTTCCGGCATGCTCGTCTCCGGTGCCGCACTGCTCCTCGGAGCCGTCCTGACCTTCGGACTCCAGCACGCCCCGGAAGCCGACGCCGGGCAGGTGGCACAGGCCCTCGCCACCACCAGTGCCGAGCAGAGCGCGGACACGACGGCACCCCCGGATCCGACCGCATCCGCCTCCCCGTCCCCGACACCCACCGACTCGGCCGGGGAGTCACCCTCTCCCACCCAGTCGCCCTCCGACGCCGCGTCCACCCCCACCGGTGAACCCTCCGCCACCGCCACCACCACGGACGGGGCCACGGAGGGGACCACGGGCGGGGCGACGGAGACGACTGAGCCCGGCGGCACGACCACCACCCCGGCACCGGCGACGACGTCCCCCGCCCCGGTCACCGCCCCGGCCGTCAAGGACGTCGCGGTGTCGGGCTTCCGGCAGACGGGTCCGGCGACCGCCACGGCGACCATCGAGATCGTCACGGACGGCACCGGGCCGATCTCCCTCACCGTCTCGTGGTTCGCGGGCGACTCGAAAGGGCAACTCGGCACCGCGGACGGCGTGACCCAGACCTTCGAGCGCAGCGGCGCCACCCGGTACACACTCACCGTCGACCATGCCTTCCGGAGTACCGCCTGCTACTGGGCGGTGCAGGCCACGACGACCCCGAGCGCCGCCGACGGCGGCGCCTCGCAGCAGCTCCTGACCAGACGGTGTGACATCCGATGA
- a CDS encoding sensor histidine kinase, which produces MRSAGLMLAAVAAALVALTVHLGRGLAFPPAVGAQPVPYGELVGVAMAVPAGAVVLFARPRNPIGWLLLAFAVFGTAQDAAAVYAVRAEARPEERLPGASLAYSLGVSLWVPAFAQLILLLVFYPSGRPQAAWWCWVNRTTVGSTALVTAALAMTPQQPRDRVWGEGPVLELPASWATALSLGGALLLAGAAVLVLGGALVRTWRSRAPERQQLLWLLISVALLLSVSFVPPWDWLFPIALGLIPCAVAVGVLWYRLLGIELIVRRTLLYGGLTALVLCLYAGVTAVLSAALPTGPVPAVAGAAVVATLLAPARDRFQRVVDRAVYGARNDPLRPFHRLGTEVSAVSAATVDVLPTVVAAVAAAVRAPYAAVVTAEGTLLAATGTVRAPTVVRPLTIARTHLADLVVCPADEDGLTAADAQIVDALTVPVSLIVHAQRLNVELVAARERAVGAALAERDRIRHDLHDGLGPSLSGVALGLEAVLEAVRTARTARMTRTTRTSGADGDVPPGTADVNRQVEELVGRLRAEVGRAVEDVRRIIDALRPSALERQDLVSALQERAAAITDRTGRRLTITVEATAPLPQLPLPVETAAYRIADEALTNVVRHARATRCVVSLSTSADSSTSTSSSIDAALTVEVRDNGRGPSSPSRGNDGVGLVSMRRRAEELGGTFRITADVGGNVVTARLPLDTSQ; this is translated from the coding sequence ATGCGCTCCGCCGGACTCATGTTGGCTGCGGTCGCCGCGGCTCTGGTTGCCCTGACGGTCCATCTGGGACGTGGACTGGCCTTTCCCCCCGCCGTCGGTGCGCAGCCGGTGCCGTACGGCGAACTGGTCGGCGTCGCGATGGCCGTCCCGGCCGGCGCGGTGGTGCTCTTCGCCCGTCCCCGCAACCCCATCGGCTGGCTGCTGCTGGCGTTCGCCGTGTTCGGTACGGCCCAGGACGCCGCCGCCGTGTACGCGGTGCGGGCGGAGGCCAGACCCGAGGAACGGTTGCCGGGCGCCTCACTCGCCTACTCCCTGGGGGTTTCCCTCTGGGTACCGGCGTTCGCCCAGTTGATTTTGCTGCTGGTCTTCTATCCGAGCGGTCGGCCTCAGGCCGCCTGGTGGTGCTGGGTCAACCGGACGACCGTCGGGAGTACGGCGCTGGTGACCGCCGCCCTCGCCATGACACCCCAGCAGCCACGGGACCGCGTCTGGGGCGAGGGACCCGTCCTCGAACTCCCGGCCTCCTGGGCGACAGCGCTGTCCCTCGGCGGAGCCCTGCTCCTGGCAGGTGCTGCCGTGCTCGTGCTGGGCGGAGCGCTGGTCCGAACATGGCGCAGCCGGGCGCCGGAGCGCCAGCAACTGCTGTGGCTGCTGATCAGTGTGGCCCTGCTGCTCTCGGTGTCCTTCGTGCCGCCGTGGGACTGGCTGTTCCCCATCGCCCTGGGCCTGATCCCGTGTGCTGTCGCCGTGGGCGTCCTCTGGTACCGGCTGCTCGGCATCGAACTGATCGTCCGCCGGACCCTGCTGTACGGCGGACTCACCGCGCTGGTCCTGTGCCTGTACGCGGGCGTCACCGCCGTCCTCTCCGCCGCCCTCCCCACCGGCCCCGTACCCGCCGTCGCCGGCGCCGCGGTCGTGGCCACGCTGCTCGCCCCGGCACGTGACCGTTTCCAACGGGTCGTCGACCGGGCGGTGTACGGCGCCAGGAACGATCCCCTCCGCCCCTTCCACCGCCTGGGCACCGAAGTGTCGGCGGTGTCGGCGGCAACCGTGGACGTCCTGCCGACCGTTGTGGCCGCCGTCGCCGCCGCTGTGCGGGCTCCCTACGCGGCCGTCGTCACAGCTGAGGGCACTCTTCTGGCCGCGACCGGAACGGTGAGGGCCCCGACCGTGGTCCGCCCGCTCACCATCGCCCGGACCCACCTCGCCGACCTCGTCGTCTGCCCTGCGGACGAGGACGGCCTCACCGCTGCAGACGCGCAGATCGTCGACGCGTTGACCGTCCCGGTTTCGCTGATCGTCCACGCCCAGCGCCTCAACGTCGAACTGGTGGCCGCACGCGAACGCGCCGTGGGCGCGGCCCTGGCCGAGCGGGACCGGATCCGCCATGACCTGCACGACGGACTGGGGCCCTCGCTGTCGGGCGTCGCGCTGGGCCTGGAAGCCGTCCTGGAAGCAGTACGGACGGCACGGACGGCACGGATGACGCGGACGACACGGACGTCTGGGGCGGACGGCGACGTTCCGCCCGGGACGGCGGATGTCAACCGCCAAGTCGAGGAACTGGTAGGCCGGTTGCGTGCGGAGGTGGGCCGCGCGGTGGAGGACGTGCGGCGCATCATCGACGCCCTGCGCCCCTCGGCCCTCGAACGCCAGGATCTGGTGTCCGCGCTGCAGGAGCGCGCCGCCGCCATCACCGACCGGACAGGACGACGCCTCACCATCACCGTCGAGGCGACCGCCCCCTTACCACAGCTCCCGCTCCCCGTCGAGACCGCGGCCTACCGGATTGCCGACGAGGCCCTCACCAACGTGGTCCGGCACGCACGGGCCACACGCTGCGTCGTCAGCCTGTCCACCAGTGCCGACAGCAGTACCAGCACCAGCAGCAGCATCGACGCCGCGCTGACCGTCGAGGTGCGTGACAACGGACGCGGACCGAGCTCACCTAGCCGTGGGAACGACGGCGTCGGTCTGGTGTCCATGCGCAGGCGTGCCGAGGAACTCGGTGGCACGTTCCGGATCACCGCCGACGTCGGCGGCAACGTCGTGACGGCTCGACTCCCACTGGACACAAGCCAGTAG
- a CDS encoding DoxX family protein produces MTTLDTRSTTGLSHRSEDQVSQNAYDVALLVIRLALGFLLVGHGTQKLFGWFGGGGLEGTGQFFTMVGYPSGKTFALVAGLTETLGGLGLALGLLTPLAGAAVLGTMLNAMSVNSGGGFFMMDKDGGMELDILVAATATATGLALSGPGRIAADRFLPVLRTHRLVYGVAAVILAAVTAGVVLLVRN; encoded by the coding sequence GTGACCACTCTCGACACCCGCTCCACCACGGGTCTCTCCCACCGCTCCGAGGACCAGGTCTCGCAGAACGCCTACGACGTGGCGCTGCTGGTCATCCGCCTCGCCCTCGGCTTCCTCCTGGTAGGCCACGGCACCCAGAAGCTGTTCGGCTGGTTCGGGGGCGGCGGCCTGGAGGGCACCGGTCAGTTCTTCACGATGGTGGGCTACCCGTCCGGCAAGACCTTCGCGCTCGTCGCCGGGCTCACCGAGACGCTCGGCGGTCTCGGCCTCGCCCTCGGCCTGCTCACCCCGCTGGCCGGCGCCGCCGTCCTCGGCACGATGCTCAACGCGATGTCCGTGAACTCGGGCGGCGGCTTCTTCATGATGGACAAGGACGGAGGCATGGAGCTCGACATCCTGGTGGCCGCCACCGCCACCGCCACCGGCCTCGCCCTGTCCGGCCCCGGCCGCATCGCCGCCGACCGCTTCCTGCCCGTACTGCGCACCCACCGGCTCGTGTACGGAGTCGCGGCGGTGATACTCGCCGCGGTCACGGCGGGCGTCGTCCTTCTCGTCCGCAACTAG
- a CDS encoding PLAT/LH2 domain-containing protein: MSDYRINVHTGDVDAAGTDSNVYLTLFGTNGSSDEMQLESGRDDFERDHVDTFTHTLKDLGDLYRVRIRHDNSGSWPGWFLDRVTVRDEDTDKEWAFPCSKWLSTGEDDRRIDRYLDLA, encoded by the coding sequence ATGTCTGACTACCGGATCAACGTCCACACGGGAGACGTGGACGCCGCGGGGACCGACTCCAACGTCTACCTCACCCTCTTCGGGACCAACGGCAGCAGCGACGAAATGCAACTGGAGAGCGGCCGGGACGACTTCGAGCGCGACCACGTCGACACGTTCACGCACACGCTCAAGGACCTGGGCGACCTGTACCGGGTGCGCATCCGGCACGACAACTCGGGTTCCTGGCCCGGCTGGTTCCTGGACCGCGTCACGGTCCGCGACGAAGACACCGACAAGGAATGGGCGTTCCCCTGCTCGAAGTGGCTGTCGACCGGCGAGGACGACCGCCGCATCGATCGCTACCTCGACCTGGCCTGA
- a CDS encoding sensor histidine kinase — translation MAVRGGMWAVALSGVGAVAFAGWVAGPAGGTPGVDGGGLQVVLLGTVLVSWAVTGAVLVSSRPRNPLGWLFLAIGGSGTWQVGLAAYGGHGVAVAEPDWPGASVAAAVAGGAHTPSLFALPTLVLALYPQGRPGTRWVWWPVGAAGTAILVLTVGTVFDPQAYDDIVPGGTPPVSLPSAVIAVLDAVCLLLIGLSALAVIGEAVVRLIRSEPPVRQQLAWMVCVLGVFLTALFSTGPLVHATLGVLVPVAVAVGVLRYRMLGIETVMRRGLVYALLTAVVITVYLLVTTAVGTVWDRSALPGVLSAAVVAVGLAPARERLQRAVDWWIYGGRRDPLRALARLGSRMADAGEHDLLPAALDAVTQAVRAPGGRVTDTRGVTLAAAGRSTTAGLTLELRLAGRTLGSMSLAERTPGEPYGRDDKRLLAALAQQVAVVVRALELADVVTAQRDQVVEATRRERDRLRHDLHDGLGPSLAGMGLGLQAATDQLSRGNTTEAGALLHRTREEVVTAVAEIRRIIDDLRPDVLDRLGLAEAVRRHAETLAPAVSIGIRVAQLPTLPPEVESAAYRIITEATTNIARHAAARQATVTVAAHDGLLRITVTDDGRGIPAGAPAGVGLPSMRRRAEARGGSLTVEPAARGTIITVTLPLEGS, via the coding sequence GTGGCTGTGCGCGGGGGCATGTGGGCGGTGGCGTTGTCGGGTGTGGGGGCGGTGGCGTTCGCGGGGTGGGTGGCGGGGCCGGCCGGTGGGACGCCCGGGGTCGACGGGGGCGGTCTCCAGGTGGTTCTGCTGGGGACCGTGCTGGTGTCGTGGGCCGTGACCGGGGCCGTACTGGTCTCGTCGCGGCCGCGGAATCCTCTGGGGTGGCTGTTCCTGGCCATCGGTGGCTCCGGGACCTGGCAGGTCGGCCTGGCGGCGTACGGCGGGCACGGTGTGGCGGTGGCCGAGCCCGACTGGCCGGGGGCGTCGGTCGCCGCCGCCGTGGCGGGCGGGGCGCACACCCCGTCCTTGTTCGCGCTGCCCACCCTGGTGCTGGCGCTCTATCCGCAGGGCCGGCCGGGCACGAGGTGGGTGTGGTGGCCGGTCGGGGCGGCGGGGACGGCGATCCTGGTGCTGACGGTCGGCACGGTGTTCGATCCGCAGGCGTACGACGACATCGTGCCGGGCGGCACGCCGCCGGTGTCGCTGCCGTCCGCCGTGATCGCGGTCCTGGACGCGGTGTGTCTCCTGCTCATCGGCCTGAGCGCGCTCGCCGTCATCGGAGAGGCGGTCGTCCGTCTGATCCGGTCCGAGCCTCCGGTGCGTCAGCAACTGGCATGGATGGTGTGCGTGTTGGGGGTCTTTTTGACCGCCCTGTTCTCGACCGGCCCGCTCGTCCACGCGACTCTCGGCGTGCTCGTCCCTGTCGCGGTTGCCGTCGGGGTGCTGCGCTACCGGATGCTCGGCATCGAGACGGTGATGCGGCGCGGCCTGGTCTACGCGCTGCTCACGGCCGTCGTGATCACCGTGTACCTCCTGGTGACGACCGCCGTGGGCACGGTGTGGGACCGCAGCGCCCTGCCGGGGGTGCTGTCGGCCGCCGTGGTCGCGGTCGGCCTCGCCCCGGCCCGGGAACGTCTGCAGCGGGCCGTGGACTGGTGGATCTACGGCGGGCGCCGGGACCCGCTGCGGGCCTTGGCGCGGCTCGGCAGCCGGATGGCCGACGCGGGCGAACACGACCTGCTGCCCGCCGCGTTGGACGCCGTCACACAGGCCGTGCGCGCCCCGGGGGGCCGGGTGACGGACACCCGGGGCGTGACGCTCGCAGCGGCCGGCCGGAGCACCACGGCCGGCCTCACTCTGGAACTGCGCCTGGCGGGGCGGACGCTCGGCTCCATGTCGCTGGCCGAGCGCACGCCGGGCGAACCGTACGGCAGGGACGACAAACGGCTGTTGGCGGCCTTGGCCCAGCAAGTCGCCGTGGTCGTGCGGGCGTTGGAGCTCGCCGATGTCGTGACCGCCCAGCGGGACCAGGTCGTCGAGGCGACCCGGCGGGAACGCGACCGGCTGCGCCATGACCTCCACGACGGTCTGGGGCCGTCACTGGCCGGCATGGGGCTCGGGCTGCAGGCGGCGACGGACCAGCTGTCGCGGGGCAACACCACCGAGGCCGGCGCGCTGCTGCACCGTACCCGGGAGGAGGTGGTCACCGCGGTGGCGGAGATCCGGCGGATCATCGACGATCTCCGCCCGGACGTTCTGGACCGGCTGGGGCTCGCGGAGGCCGTGCGGCGGCACGCCGAGACCCTGGCGCCCGCCGTGTCCATCGGCATCCGGGTGGCCCAACTGCCCACGCTCCCACCGGAGGTGGAGAGCGCGGCCTACCGCATCATCACCGAAGCGACCACGAACATCGCCCGGCACGCCGCCGCGCGACAGGCCACGGTCACGGTGGCCGCGCACGACGGCCTGTTGAGGATCACCGTCACCGACGACGGGCGCGGCATCCCCGCCGGGGCACCCGCGGGCGTCGGCCTGCCGTCGATGCGCCGCCGTGCCGAAGCCCGCGGCGGCAGCCTCACCGTCGAGCCCGCGGCCCGCGGGACGATCATCACCGTCACCCTGCCGCTGGAGGGGTCATGA
- a CDS encoding response regulator produces MTRAVPVRIVIADDHPMYRFGLTAALAGHDDIEIVGEAADGAELLKVVERTGPDVVLTDLAMPNLGGTEAIREIHARDERIGILVLTMHEDDEALIGALRAGARGYLLKGADRTEIARAVLAVASGNAVYGEAVARRINAFFTQAQRAYAAQVFPELTEREREILELVAQGHSNHLIARRLFLAEKTVRNHVSAVMHKIGTSDRAATVARARDAGLGTP; encoded by the coding sequence ATGACCCGAGCAGTGCCCGTCCGGATCGTCATCGCGGACGATCACCCGATGTACCGCTTCGGTCTCACGGCCGCGCTGGCCGGCCACGACGACATCGAGATCGTCGGGGAGGCCGCCGACGGCGCGGAACTCCTGAAGGTCGTCGAGCGGACCGGGCCCGACGTCGTCCTCACCGATCTCGCCATGCCCAACCTCGGCGGCACCGAGGCGATCCGCGAGATCCATGCCCGCGACGAACGGATCGGGATCCTGGTACTGACGATGCACGAGGACGACGAGGCCCTCATCGGAGCGCTCCGCGCGGGCGCCCGCGGCTACCTCCTCAAGGGCGCCGACCGTACCGAGATCGCCCGCGCGGTCCTCGCCGTCGCGTCGGGCAACGCGGTCTACGGGGAGGCGGTGGCGCGGCGCATCAACGCCTTCTTCACCCAGGCGCAGCGTGCCTACGCCGCCCAGGTCTTCCCCGAACTCACCGAACGCGAACGCGAGATCCTCGAACTCGTCGCCCAGGGCCACAGCAACCACCTCATCGCCCGGCGTCTGTTCCTGGCGGAGAAAACCGTCCGCAACCATGTGTCGGCCGTGATGCACAAGATCGGGACGAGCGACCGCGCCGCCACCGTCGCCCGGGCCCGGGACGCGGGCCTCGGCACCCCGTGA
- a CDS encoding caspase family protein, with the protein MRTLRWGDSGDDVAALQQSLQRLRYYGGVVDGRFTALTRSAVVAFQRARGLVADGAAGPATLAALGLGEPASPVPQFPPPQDGAQQPPPPGTRALSLHIGLNGVDKAAYGGWSGRLSGGEQDAHTMTRIARAEGFTTHRLLTGDATASHVLDAIADAARRLGPGDFFLLTYAGHGGQIATTDAEDETDRKNETWVLHDRMLIDDELSAAFAEFREGVNLVLVSDSCHSGTLYRRGPDLSGVDETEYAAVKRSFYENLGVGRDPLSAAGVVPHLGQRDVELDVARVVTREIPLDVNAEIVLADTRFYRSIRDRVRSRSPITASGLALSACQDNQLSQEVNGAGVFTSALHRVWSDNGFTGSYDAFHRAIVAQMGPNQTPQLGLFGRRPESLLARTPFDSGFTTGFATGTLGASATRRARW; encoded by the coding sequence ATGCGAACGCTCCGATGGGGAGACAGCGGCGACGACGTCGCCGCACTGCAACAGTCGCTTCAGCGGCTGCGGTACTACGGGGGTGTCGTCGACGGACGGTTCACGGCACTGACCAGGAGCGCGGTGGTGGCGTTTCAGCGCGCTCGCGGGCTGGTCGCCGACGGTGCCGCCGGGCCGGCGACACTGGCCGCTCTCGGCCTCGGGGAACCCGCCTCGCCGGTCCCGCAGTTCCCGCCGCCGCAGGACGGCGCGCAGCAGCCACCGCCTCCGGGAACCCGTGCGCTGTCCCTGCACATCGGGCTCAACGGCGTCGACAAGGCCGCGTACGGCGGCTGGTCCGGCCGACTCAGTGGCGGTGAGCAGGACGCCCACACGATGACCCGCATCGCCAGGGCCGAGGGGTTCACCACGCACCGGCTGCTCACCGGGGACGCGACCGCGTCCCACGTGCTCGACGCGATCGCGGACGCGGCACGCCGACTCGGCCCCGGGGACTTCTTCCTGCTCACGTACGCCGGACACGGTGGGCAGATCGCCACCACCGACGCCGAAGACGAGACCGACCGGAAGAACGAGACCTGGGTGCTCCACGACAGGATGCTCATCGACGACGAATTGAGCGCCGCGTTCGCGGAATTCCGTGAAGGCGTGAACCTCGTCCTCGTCTCGGACAGTTGTCACAGCGGTACCCTCTACCGCCGTGGTCCCGACCTCTCAGGCGTGGACGAGACCGAGTACGCGGCGGTCAAGCGCTCGTTCTACGAGAACCTCGGCGTGGGGCGGGACCCGCTGAGTGCCGCCGGCGTCGTCCCGCACTTGGGACAGCGTGACGTGGAGCTTGACGTGGCGCGTGTCGTGACGCGGGAGATTCCGCTCGACGTCAACGCCGAGATCGTGCTGGCCGATACTCGGTTCTACCGGAGCATCCGCGACAGAGTCCGCTCGCGCTCCCCGATCACGGCCAGTGGCCTGGCCCTGAGCGCGTGCCAGGACAACCAGCTCTCACAGGAGGTCAACGGCGCCGGAGTCTTCACCTCCGCCCTGCACCGTGTCTGGTCCGACAACGGGTTCACCGGCTCCTACGACGCCTTCCACCGCGCGATCGTCGCGCAGATGGGCCCGAACCAGACCCCGCAACTGGGCCTGTTCGGCAGGCGCCCGGAGAGCCTGCTGGCCCGCACACCGTTCGACAGCGGATTCACCACCGGATTCGCCACCGGCACCCTCGGTGCGTCCGCCACCAGGCGAGCACGGTGGTGA
- a CDS encoding sensor histidine kinase gives MAARVIVWIVVLSGVCAVAFAAWVLTLPQAGRLPENGDIGYVVLIGGVALSWTFTGATLTWLRPGNTVGRLLLAIGASSSWQLGLAAYGGYGVAAAQPSWPLAPAAVFVACGLIAPATFTLPTVLLAVYPDGHVPGPRWRWPVGTAVAGMALLTLTVPFDPGAYGEIVPDREPPLELPDEVLASSLGAGLLAVGLAAVVAAVGTLLRLRRAVAPLRPQLAWMVCVNAVFLTTLVSFETPVAGGVAYLVPVAVAVGVLRHRMFGIEAVLRRGLVYGVLTAAVLAAYLVTTAVVGSALHRRPLPGVLMAAVVAIALTPLRDRLQKAVDRLVYGARRDPFSAVTDLGEHVASKGASDLLPAALDTVARALRAPGAAVTSLDGHVLVSRGPEPVTDGPAVRLRVAGRDVATLTVAAREPYEPYGADDIRLLATLASQLAVIVRAVELSDALERERDRILVATRAERDRIRRDLHDGLGPALSGIGLGLEALGDALDRQDAQGQHALLSRMRTEVAGTVGEIRRIIDATRPGALDGLDLVEALRRHADTVSTVVPVKVMVGELPPLPAEVETAVYRIVTEAVTNAGRHAGARHIWVTVLAVGESLRVAVVDDGRGSDAVESGVGLASMRRRAETLGGTFRITSVAYEGTTVTAALPLDAR, from the coding sequence ATGGCTGCCCGAGTGATCGTGTGGATCGTGGTGCTCTCCGGCGTCTGCGCGGTGGCGTTCGCCGCGTGGGTGCTGACGCTGCCCCAGGCCGGCCGACTGCCCGAGAACGGCGACATCGGCTATGTGGTGCTGATCGGCGGTGTCGCCCTCTCCTGGACGTTCACCGGGGCGACCTTGACGTGGCTGCGCCCAGGGAACACCGTGGGTCGGCTGCTGCTCGCGATCGGCGCGAGTTCGTCCTGGCAGCTGGGTCTCGCGGCGTACGGCGGCTACGGGGTCGCCGCGGCCCAGCCGTCCTGGCCACTGGCCCCGGCGGCCGTGTTCGTGGCCTGCGGGCTGATCGCCCCGGCCACGTTCACCCTGCCGACGGTCCTCCTCGCCGTGTATCCCGATGGCCACGTGCCGGGGCCGCGTTGGCGGTGGCCGGTCGGTACGGCCGTCGCCGGGATGGCGCTGCTGACTCTGACCGTTCCCTTCGACCCCGGCGCGTACGGCGAGATCGTTCCGGACCGCGAACCCCCGCTCGAACTCCCCGACGAGGTGCTGGCGTCGTCGCTCGGCGCGGGACTGCTGGCGGTGGGACTGGCCGCGGTGGTGGCCGCGGTGGGCACGCTGCTGCGCCTGCGGCGGGCCGTCGCACCGTTGCGCCCGCAACTGGCCTGGATGGTCTGTGTGAACGCGGTCTTCCTCACGACCCTGGTGTCCTTCGAGACACCCGTCGCGGGCGGGGTCGCGTACCTCGTACCGGTGGCGGTGGCCGTCGGTGTCCTGCGCCACCGCATGTTCGGCATCGAGGCGGTGCTGCGCAGGGGCCTGGTGTACGGGGTCCTGACCGCCGCGGTCCTCGCGGCCTATCTGGTGACCACCGCCGTGGTCGGCTCAGCCCTGCACCGGCGGCCCCTTCCCGGGGTGCTGATGGCGGCAGTCGTGGCGATCGCGCTCACGCCGCTGCGCGACCGGCTCCAGAAGGCGGTGGACCGGCTGGTGTACGGCGCACGCCGGGATCCGTTCAGCGCCGTCACCGACCTCGGGGAACACGTCGCCTCCAAGGGCGCATCCGACCTGCTCCCGGCCGCGCTCGACACCGTGGCCCGCGCCCTGCGCGCACCCGGCGCCGCCGTGACGTCCCTCGACGGGCACGTCCTGGTGTCGCGCGGACCCGAACCGGTGACGGACGGCCCGGCGGTGCGGCTGCGTGTCGCGGGGCGTGACGTCGCCACCCTCACCGTGGCCGCTCGCGAACCGTACGAGCCCTACGGCGCCGACGACATCAGGCTGCTGGCGACGCTGGCGTCTCAGCTGGCGGTGATCGTAAGGGCTGTGGAACTGTCCGACGCGCTGGAGCGGGAGCGTGACCGCATTCTCGTGGCCACCCGCGCCGAGCGGGACCGTATCCGGCGTGATCTGCACGACGGGCTGGGGCCCGCGCTGTCCGGCATCGGGCTGGGGCTCGAAGCTCTCGGTGACGCGCTCGACCGGCAGGACGCCCAGGGGCAGCATGCGCTGCTGTCCCGTATGCGTACCGAGGTGGCCGGAACGGTCGGCGAGATCCGCCGCATCATCGACGCGACACGTCCTGGGGCCCTGGACGGCCTGGACCTCGTCGAAGCCCTGCGCAGGCACGCGGACACGGTGTCGACCGTCGTGCCCGTGAAGGTCATGGTGGGCGAGCTGCCGCCGCTGCCGGCGGAGGTGGAGACCGCCGTCTACCGGATCGTGACCGAGGCGGTCACCAATGCCGGCCGGCACGCGGGGGCACGCCACATCTGGGTCACCGTGCTCGCCGTGGGGGAGTCGCTGCGGGTCGCCGTCGTCGACGACGGGCGTGGGTCCGACGCCGTGGAGAGCGGCGTAGGGCTGGCCTCCATGCGGCGGCGGGCGGAGACGCTCGGAGGCACGTTCCGCATCACGTCGGTGGCGTACGAAGGCACCACCGTGACCGCGGCCTTGCCACTGGACGCCCGGTGA